The Erythrolamprus reginae isolate rEryReg1 chromosome 3, rEryReg1.hap1, whole genome shotgun sequence genome contains a region encoding:
- the CYRIB gene encoding CYFIP-related Rac1 interactor B isoform X1 has product MGNLLKVLTCTDLEQGPNFFLDFENAQPTESEKEIYNQVNVVLKDAEGILEDLQSYRGAGHEIREAIQHPSDERLQEKAWGAVVPLVGKLKKFYEFSQRLETALRGLLGALTSTPYSPTQHLEREQALAKQFAEILHFTLRFDELKMTNPAIQNDFSYYRRTLSRMRINNVPAEGENEVNNELANRMSLFYAEATPMLKTLSDATTKFVSENKNLPIENTTDCLSTMASVCRVMLETPEYRSRFTNEETVSFCLRVMVGVIILYDHVHPVGAFAKISKIDMKGCIKVLKDQPPNSVEGLLNALRYTTKHLNDETTSKQIKSMLQ; this is encoded by the exons ATGGGGAACCTTCTTAAAGTTTTGACGTGCACAGACCTTGAACAGGGACCAAACTTTTTCCTGGATTTTGAAA ATGCTCAACCAACAGAATCAGAAAAAGAAATTTACAATCAGGTAAATGTAGTATTAAAGGATGCAGAAGGAATCCTGGAAGATTTACAATCCTACAGAGGAGCTGGACATGAAATACGAGAG GCAATACAGCATCCCTCCGACGAGAGACTGCAAGAGAAGGCGTGGGGTGCAGTTGTCCCCCTAGTGGGCAAACTAAAGAAATTCTATGAATTTTCTCAGAGGCTAG AAACTGCTTTACGAGGTCTCCTCGGGGCCCTGACGAGCACGCCATATTCTCCTACACAGCATCTGGAGCGAGAGCAGGCTCTCGCTAAACAGTTTGCAGAAATCCTCCATTTCACGCTTCGGTTTGACGAGCTGAAG aTGACAAATCCTGCAATTCAGAATGATTTCAGTTATTACAGAAGAACCTTAAGTCGTATGAGAATCAACAATGTCCCA GCAGAAGGGGAAAATGAAGTAAACAATGAATTGGCCAACAGAATGTCCTTATTTTACGCTGAAGCGACACCAATGTTGAAAACCTTAAGTGATGCCACAACAAAATTTGTTTCAGAG AACAAGAATTTACCCATAGAAAACACCACAGACTGCTTAAGCACCATGGCCAGTGTTTGCAGAGTCATGCTGGAAACCCC GGAATACAGAAGCAGATTCACAAACGAGGAGACCGTGTCCTTCTGCCTGAGGGTAATGGTGGGTGTTATAATCCTCTACGACCACGTGCATCCCGTGGGTGCGTTTGCAAAAATTTCAAAAATTGAT ATGAAAGGATGCATCAAAGTTCTCAAAGACCAGCCTCCAAACAGCGTAGAAGGCCTTCTAAATGCTCTCAGGTAC ACAACGAAACATTTGAACGATGAGACTACCTCCAAGCAAATTAAATCTATGTTGCAATAA
- the CYRIB gene encoding CYFIP-related Rac1 interactor B isoform X2: protein MGNLLKVLTCTDLEQGPNFFLDFENAQPTESEKEIYNQVNVVLKDAEGILEDLQSYRGAGHEIREAIQHPSDERLQEKAWGAVVPLVGKLKKFYEFSQRLETALRGLLGALTSTPYSPTQHLEREQALAKQFAEILHFTLRFDELKMTNPAIQNDFSYYRRTLSRMRINNVPAEGENEVNNELANRMSLFYAEATPMLKTLSDATTKFVSENKNLPIENTTDCLSTMASVCRVMLETPEYRSRFTNEETVSFCLRVMVGVIILYDHVHPVGAFAKISKIDMKGCIKVLKDQPPNSVEGLLNALRYTTKHLNDETTSKQIKSMLQ, encoded by the exons ATGGGGAACCTTCTTAAAGTTTTGACGTGCACAGACCTTGAACAGGGACCAAACTTTTTCCTGGATTTTGAAA ATGCTCAACCAACAGAATCAGAAAAAGAAATTTACAATCAGGTAAATGTAGTATTAAAGGATGCAGAAGGAATCCTGGAAGATTTACAATCCTACAGAGGAGCTGGACATGAAATACGAGAG GCAATACAGCATCCCTCCGACGAGAGACTGCAAGAGAAGGCGTGGGGTGCAGTTGTCCCCCTAGTGGGCAAACTAAAGAAATTCTATGAATTTTCTCAGAGGCTAG AAACTGCTTTACGAGGTCTCCTCGGGGCCCTGACGAGCACGCCATATTCTCCTACACAGCATCTGGAGCGAGAGCAGGCTCTCGCTAAACAGTTTGCAGAAATCCTCCATTTCACGCTTCGGTTTGACGAGCTGAAG aTGACAAATCCTGCAATTCAGAATGATTTCAGTTATTACAGAAGAACCTTAAGTCGTATGAGAATCAACAATGTCCCA GCAGAAGGGGAAAATGAAGTAAACAATGAATTGGCCAACAGAATGTCCTTATTTTACGCTGAAGCGACACCAATGTTGAAAACCTTAAGTGATGCCACAACAAAATTTGTTTCAGAG AACAAGAATTTACCCATAGAAAACACCACAGACTGCTTAAGCACCATGGCCAGTGTTTGCAGAGTCATGCTGGAAACCCC GGAATACAGAAGCAGATTCACAAACGAGGAGACCGTGTCCTTCTGCCTGAGGGTAATGGTGGGTGTTATAATCCTCTACGACCACGTGCATCCCGTGGGTGCGTTTGCAAAAATTTCAAAAATTGAT ATGAAAGGATGCATCAAAGTTCTCAAAGACCAGCCTCCAAACAGCGTAGAAGGCCTTCTAAATGCTCTCAG GTACACAACGAAACATTTGAACGATGAGACTACCTCCAAGCAAATTAAATCTATGTTGCAATAA